The following are encoded together in the Lathyrus oleraceus cultivar Zhongwan6 chromosome 3, CAAS_Psat_ZW6_1.0, whole genome shotgun sequence genome:
- the LOC127126590 gene encoding germin-like protein subfamily 1 member 7: MKVLYFLVTILALASSPSFAYDPSPLQDFCVAIQDPKDAVFVNGKFCKDPALVKAEDFFEHVNPGNTSNALGSQVTAVTVDQLFGLNTLGISLARIDFAPKGLNPPHTHPRGTEILIVLEGTLYVGFVTSNQDKNRLFTKVLNKGDVFVFPIGLIHFQLNVGYGNAVAIAGLSSQNPGVITIANALFKSNPPISDEVLTKAFQVDKSIIDYLQKQSWYDNN, encoded by the exons ATGAAGGTCCTTTACTTCCTTGTTACCATCTTGGCTTTGGCATCTTCTCCTTCCTTTGCTTATGACCCTAGTCCTCTCCAAGACTTTTGTGTTGCAATTCAAGATCCCAAAGATGCTG TATTTGTGAATGGAAAGTTCTGTAAAGACCCTGCGTTAGTTAAAGCTGAAGATTTCTTCGAACATGTTAATCCTGGAAATACCTCAAACGCATTAGGCTCTCAAGTGACTGCAGTCACTGTAGATCAACTATTCGGACTAAACACACTCGGCATATCTTTGGCTCGCATTGATTTTGCACCTAAGGGTTTAAATCCACCCCACACTCACCCTCGAGGCACTGAGATCCTTATAGTTCTTGAAGGCACCCTTTATGTTGGATTTGTCACTTCCAATCAAGATAAAAATCGTCTCTTCACCAAAGTGCTCAACAAGGGTGATGTATTTGTGTTTCCTATCGGTCTCATCCACTTTCAACTAAATGTGGGATATGGTAATGCCGTTGCAATTGCTGGACTTAGCAGTCAAAATCCAGGAGTTATTACTATTGCAAATGCGTTGTTCAAATCTAATCCCCCTATTTCTGACGAGGTTCTTACCAAAGCTTTTCAAGTAGATAAGAGCATCATTGATTATCTTCAAAAGCAGTCTTGGTACGACAACAACTAA